The Lagopus muta isolate bLagMut1 chromosome 8, bLagMut1 primary, whole genome shotgun sequence genome contains a region encoding:
- the NR4A2 gene encoding nuclear receptor subfamily 4 group A member 2 isoform X1, with amino-acid sequence MPCVQAQYGSSPQGASPASQSYSYHSSGEYSSDFLTPEFVKFSMDLTNTEITATTSLPSFSTFMDNYNSSYDVKPPCLYQMPLSGQQSSIKVEDIQMHGYQQHGHLPPQPDDVMAHSGSVYYKPSSPPTPSTPSFQVQHGPVWDDAGSLHNFHPNYVATTHMIEQRKAPVSRLSLFSFKQSPPGTPVSSCQMRFDGPLHVPMNAEPAGPHHGVDGQPFAVPSPIRKQPPMAFPGLPLGHAPQLLDSQVPSPPSRGSPSNEGLCAVCGDNAACQHYGVRTCEGCKGFFKRTVQKNAKYVCLANKNCPVDKRRRNRCQYCRFQKCLAVGMVKEVVRTDSLKGRRGRLPSKPKSPQEPSPPSPPVSLISALVRAHVDSNPAMTSLDYSRFQANPDYQMSGDDTQHIQQFYDLLTGSMEIIRGWAEKIPGFTDLPKTDQDLLFESAFLELFVLRLAYRSNPVEGKLIFCNGVVLHRLQCVRGFGEWIDSIVEFSSNLQNMNIDISAFSCIAALAMVTERHGLKEPKRVEELQNKIVNCLKDHVTFNNGGLNRPNYLSKLLGKLPELRTLCTQGLQRIFYLKLEDLVPPPAIIDKLFLDTLPF; translated from the exons ATGCCCTGTGTTCAGGCTCAGTATGGGTCCTCGCCTCAAGGAGCCAGCCCGGCCTCTCAGAGCTACAGTTACCACTCTTCAGGAGAATACAGCTCCGATTTCTTAACTCCGGAGTTTGTCAAGTTTAGCATGGACCTCACCAACACTGAAATCACTGCCACCACTTCTCTCCCCAGTTTCAGTACCTTTATGGACAACTACAACAGCAGCTACGACGTGAAGCCTCCTTGCTTGTACCAAATGCCCCTGTCCGGACAGCAGTCCTCCATTAAGGTGGAAGACATTCAGATGCACGGCTACCAGCAGCACGGCCACCTGCCCCCCCAGCCCGACGACGTGATGGCCCATTCGGGCTCCGTCTACTACAAGCCCTCGTCGCCCCCGACCCCTTCCACGCCCAGCTTTCAGGTGCAGCACGGCCCCGTGTGGGACGACGCCGGCTCCCTGCACAACTTCCACCCCAACTACGTGGCCACCACGCACATGATCGAGCAGCGCAAAGCGCCCGTCTCCCGCCTCTCGCTCTTTTCCTTCAAGCAGTCCCCCCCCGGCACTCCCGTCTCCAGCTGCCAGATGCGTTTCGACGGACCCCTCCACGTGCCCATGAACGCGGAGCCGGCCGGCCCCCACCACGGCGTGGACGGGCAGCCCTTCGCCGTGCCCAGCCCTATCCGCAAGCAGCCTCCCATGGCCTTCCCCGGGCTGCCGCTGGGCCACGCGCCGCAGCTGCTGGACAGCCAGGTGCCCTCGCCGCCCTCGCGGGGGTCCCCGTCCAACGAGGGGCTCTGCGCCGTCTGCGGGGACAACGCTGCCTGCCAGCACTACGGCGTGCGCACCTGCGAGGGCTGCAAGGGCTTCTTCAAg CGCACGGTGCAGAAGAACGCCAAATACGTGTGCCTGGCCAACAAGAACTGCCCGGTGGACAAACGCCGCCGGAACCGCTGCCAGTACTGCCGCTTCCAGAAGTGCCTGGCCGTCGGCATGGTGAAGGAGG TGGTTCGCACAGACAGCCTCAAAGGCCGGAGGGGTCGCTTGCCATCCAAACCGAAGAGCCCCCAGGAGccctctcccccctctcccccggTGAGTCTGATCAGTGCGCTGGTGAGAGCCCATGTCGACTCCAACCCGGCTATGACCAGCCTGGACTATTCCAGG TTCCAGGCTAACCCCGACTACCAGATGAGCGGGGACGACACTCAGCACATCCAGCAGTTCTACGACCTGCTCACCGGCTCCATGGAGATCATCCGTGGCTGGGCGGAGAAGATCCCCGGCTTCACCGACCTGCCCAAAACCGACCAGGATTTGCTCTTCGAGTCTGCCTTCCTCGAGCTCTTCGTGCTGCGCCTGGCATACAG GTCGAACCCCGTGGAGGGGAAGCTCATCTTCTGCAACGGGGTTGTCCTGCACCGGCTGCAGTGCGTCCGAGGCTTTGGGGAATGGATCGATTCCATCGTTGAGTTTTCCTCCAACTTGCAGAACATGAACATCGACATCTCGGCATTCTCCTGCATCGCTGCCCTGGCCATGGTGACAG AGAGGCACGGGCTCAAAGAACCCAAGCGggtggaagagctgcagaacaaGATAGTGAATTGTCTCAAGGACCACGTGACTTTCAACAACGGGGGCCTGAATCGCCCCAACTATTTGTCCAAACTCTTGGGGAAGCTCCCCGAACTCCGCACGCTTTGCACGCAGGGGCTGCAGCGCATTTTCTACCTGAAACTGGAGGATTTGGTGCCACCGCCAGCAATAATCGACAAACTCTTCCTGGACACTTTACCTTTCTAA
- the NR4A2 gene encoding nuclear receptor subfamily 4 group A member 2 isoform X2 — MPCVQAQYGSSPQGASPASQSYSYHSSGEYSSDFLTPEFVKFSMDLTNTEITATTSLPSFSTFMDNYNSSYDVKPPCLYQMPLSGQQSSIKVEDIQMHGYQQHGHLPPQPDDVMAHSGSVYYKPSSPPTPSTPSFQVQHGPVWDDAGSLHNFHPNYVATTHMIEQRKAPVSRLSLFSFKQSPPGTPVSSCQMRFDGPLHVPMNAEPAGPHHGVDGQPFAVPSPIRKQPPMAFPGLPLGHAPQLLDSQVPSPPSRGSPSNEGLCAVCGDNAACQHYGVRTCEGCKGFFKRTVQKNAKYVCLANKNCPVDKRRRNRCQYCRFQKCLAVGMVKEVVRTDSLKGRRGRLPSKPKSPQEPSPPSPPFQANPDYQMSGDDTQHIQQFYDLLTGSMEIIRGWAEKIPGFTDLPKTDQDLLFESAFLELFVLRLAYRSNPVEGKLIFCNGVVLHRLQCVRGFGEWIDSIVEFSSNLQNMNIDISAFSCIAALAMVTERHGLKEPKRVEELQNKIVNCLKDHVTFNNGGLNRPNYLSKLLGKLPELRTLCTQGLQRIFYLKLEDLVPPPAIIDKLFLDTLPF, encoded by the exons ATGCCCTGTGTTCAGGCTCAGTATGGGTCCTCGCCTCAAGGAGCCAGCCCGGCCTCTCAGAGCTACAGTTACCACTCTTCAGGAGAATACAGCTCCGATTTCTTAACTCCGGAGTTTGTCAAGTTTAGCATGGACCTCACCAACACTGAAATCACTGCCACCACTTCTCTCCCCAGTTTCAGTACCTTTATGGACAACTACAACAGCAGCTACGACGTGAAGCCTCCTTGCTTGTACCAAATGCCCCTGTCCGGACAGCAGTCCTCCATTAAGGTGGAAGACATTCAGATGCACGGCTACCAGCAGCACGGCCACCTGCCCCCCCAGCCCGACGACGTGATGGCCCATTCGGGCTCCGTCTACTACAAGCCCTCGTCGCCCCCGACCCCTTCCACGCCCAGCTTTCAGGTGCAGCACGGCCCCGTGTGGGACGACGCCGGCTCCCTGCACAACTTCCACCCCAACTACGTGGCCACCACGCACATGATCGAGCAGCGCAAAGCGCCCGTCTCCCGCCTCTCGCTCTTTTCCTTCAAGCAGTCCCCCCCCGGCACTCCCGTCTCCAGCTGCCAGATGCGTTTCGACGGACCCCTCCACGTGCCCATGAACGCGGAGCCGGCCGGCCCCCACCACGGCGTGGACGGGCAGCCCTTCGCCGTGCCCAGCCCTATCCGCAAGCAGCCTCCCATGGCCTTCCCCGGGCTGCCGCTGGGCCACGCGCCGCAGCTGCTGGACAGCCAGGTGCCCTCGCCGCCCTCGCGGGGGTCCCCGTCCAACGAGGGGCTCTGCGCCGTCTGCGGGGACAACGCTGCCTGCCAGCACTACGGCGTGCGCACCTGCGAGGGCTGCAAGGGCTTCTTCAAg CGCACGGTGCAGAAGAACGCCAAATACGTGTGCCTGGCCAACAAGAACTGCCCGGTGGACAAACGCCGCCGGAACCGCTGCCAGTACTGCCGCTTCCAGAAGTGCCTGGCCGTCGGCATGGTGAAGGAGG TGGTTCGCACAGACAGCCTCAAAGGCCGGAGGGGTCGCTTGCCATCCAAACCGAAGAGCCCCCAGGAGccctctcccccctctcccccg TTCCAGGCTAACCCCGACTACCAGATGAGCGGGGACGACACTCAGCACATCCAGCAGTTCTACGACCTGCTCACCGGCTCCATGGAGATCATCCGTGGCTGGGCGGAGAAGATCCCCGGCTTCACCGACCTGCCCAAAACCGACCAGGATTTGCTCTTCGAGTCTGCCTTCCTCGAGCTCTTCGTGCTGCGCCTGGCATACAG GTCGAACCCCGTGGAGGGGAAGCTCATCTTCTGCAACGGGGTTGTCCTGCACCGGCTGCAGTGCGTCCGAGGCTTTGGGGAATGGATCGATTCCATCGTTGAGTTTTCCTCCAACTTGCAGAACATGAACATCGACATCTCGGCATTCTCCTGCATCGCTGCCCTGGCCATGGTGACAG AGAGGCACGGGCTCAAAGAACCCAAGCGggtggaagagctgcagaacaaGATAGTGAATTGTCTCAAGGACCACGTGACTTTCAACAACGGGGGCCTGAATCGCCCCAACTATTTGTCCAAACTCTTGGGGAAGCTCCCCGAACTCCGCACGCTTTGCACGCAGGGGCTGCAGCGCATTTTCTACCTGAAACTGGAGGATTTGGTGCCACCGCCAGCAATAATCGACAAACTCTTCCTGGACACTTTACCTTTCTAA